The Medicago truncatula cultivar Jemalong A17 chromosome 7, MtrunA17r5.0-ANR, whole genome shotgun sequence genome includes the window taatcaagaaaTTGATAATGGAGATGTCCAGcaacaaaattcaaatgaaatgCATCATCTCCCCGATTTAAACATCAATGTAGCACAAAATATTGATCTTAATATCATTCCAAATTCTCCACTGCAATTTTCGTTTGACTTGAATGTGCAACCATTTGATACATGTTTGAATGAAGATGTCCAGGAGCATATTGGTAAGTAACTAAACATCCGTTTATTGCTTCTTCACGCCTCTATCTTATGATTGTAGTTAAGAATAAACTTTGTCTTATTTTCTCACACTACAAACTTGATCAATTAAtttatagttttcttttttaacattattttacatTCCATGTTCTTATATGTTCTTTTGCATGTTATTAGAAAGTGAACAGTATGAagaaaattatgcagaaaataGCAATGTACTACATGAAGATATTGGATTAGAATCTACGGGTATAATTTAtcctatttatttaatttgttttcttttctttctaataatTAATCTATGAAAACGTCTTATATAATGTTTATTTCATCCTACATATAGAAGAAGACAATGACAATGACATGTCAGATTTGGAAGTACTAGAGGTACGAAGGAGAAAGGTGTTGTCTAATATTGAAAGAAGATTAATATATGAGGCTTTATTAGAGAAaagtgttgatggaaaattgaaAAGAGGAATGACCAGCTTAGTGGCGTCGCAATTTTCACTTCATATACGGTATGTTCAACGTATTTGGAAACTTGCCGAGAACAAAGGAGTGCATGCTAATGTGTCTAGTAAAAGGGCAGGAAATTGTGGGCGCAAGAGAGTTCAAGTAGACCTTGATCGAGTTCGTGacattcctttgaaaaaaagaacaacTATTAGAGATCTTTCTGAAGCATTGGACGTGAGTAGGGGCACTTTGTCAAGATGTATTCGGTCAAAAGAAATACGAAAAAACTCAAATGCTATAAAACCTGCATTAACGGAAGGAAATAAGAAAGCTCGATTACAATTTTGCATATCAATGCTTGATAGTGCTAGCATAGATCATGATCCAATTTTTAAGGGGATGTATACCACCGTTCACATTGACGAGAAGTGgttttatttgaaagaaaagtcTAAGAAGTTTTACTTGGTCCATGATGAAGAAGATCCAATTTTCAGTTGTCAAAGCAAAAATTACATaccaaaaatcatgtttttagtGGCCATTGCTAGACCAAGATTTGATGCACAAGGAAAAGAAATATTCTCCGGGAAAATTGGTGCATTTCCCTTAATAACAAGAGAGCCAGCTAGAAGGTCTAGTGTAAATAGACCTGCTGGTACACTTGAGACAAAACCAATACAATCGATTACTAGAAATGTCATCAAGAaatgtgtgcttgagcaagttGTACCTTCCATGATGGAACTATGGCCAATTGAAGAAAGGGGTCAACCAATATTTATTCAACAAGACAATGCAAAAACACACATTGATTCTGAAGATCAAGATTTTCGTTGTGTAGCCTCACAAAATGGATTTGATATTCGTTTGGTGCGTCAACCACCAAACTCTCCTGATTTAAATGTTTTAGATCTTGGTTTCTTTAGGTCAATTCAAGCCTTACAACACAAGAAGTCTCCTAACTCTGTTGATGATCTTGTGGATGCAGTTCAAAAGTTATTTGAAGAGTATGACACTATCCTGTCAAATCGTATATTTTTATCACTTCAATCATGTATGATTGAAATCATGAAAGTAAAAGGTACCCACAACTACAAGATTCCACATATGAAAAAAGAACAATTAGAAAGAAGAAAGGAATTGCCAACACAAAGGAAATGTGATATTCAATTGGTGCAAGAGGTTCTTAGTTATTTAGATCAATAGGTGGAAAAGAATAGTGAGATGTTGAAGTTACTTTCATTTTTGTGTTTTGAGTATTGCTTGGATTTATTCACTGTTAGAATATGCT containing:
- the LOC112416647 gene encoding uncharacterized protein, whose product is MTLNHESEIFNQEIDNGDVQQQNSNEMHHLPDLNINVAQNIDLNIIPNSPLQFSFDLNVQPFDTCLNEDVQEHIESEQYEENYAENSNVLHEDIGLESTEEDNDNDMSDLEVLEVRRRKVLSNIERRLIYEALLEKSVDGKLKRGMTSLVASQFSLHIRYVQRIWKLAENKGVHANVSSKRAGNCGRKRVQVDLDRVRDIPLKKRTTIRDLSEALDVSRGTLSRCIRSKEIRKNSNAIKPALTEGNKKARLQFCISMLDSASIDHDPIFKGMYTTVHIDEKWFYLKEKSKKFYLVHDEEDPIFSCQSKNYIPKIMFLVAIARPRFDAQGKEIFSGKIGAFPLITREPARRSSVNRPAGTLETKPIQSITRNVIKKCVLEQVVPSMMELWPIEERGQPIFIQQDNAKTHIDSEDQDFRCVASQNGFDIRLVRQPPNSPDLNVLDLGFFRSIQALQHKKSPNSVDDLVDAVQKLFEEYDTILSNRIFLSLQSCMIEIMKVKGTHNYKIPHMKKEQLERRKELPTQRKCDIQLVQEVLSYLDQ